The Catenulispora sp. GP43 genome includes a region encoding these proteins:
- a CDS encoding NADP-dependent oxidoreductase — MRAVTQDSFGDPSVLHTVEMPKPTPLPSEVLVRVHATGINPVDAMVRSGAFPMLGQPPFVLGWDISGVVEEVVPGVTRFQAGDEVFGMPFFPRAGNGYAEYVAVPSRQLARKPAAIDHDHAAALPLAGLTAWQALADAAEVGAGDRVLIHAGGGGVGHLAVQIAKARGAHVVATASAAKHDFVLGLGADEVVDYRAVDITEAVRDMDVVLDTVGGAVGRQSIEVLRPGGLLVTIVDRMDAELRAATIDAGRRFAGLTVEPDHVGLEALAALVEEGKLRPYVEHSLPLDDAAKAHELIESGRTQGKIVLTV; from the coding sequence ATGCGCGCTGTCACCCAGGACTCGTTCGGCGACCCGTCCGTCCTGCACACCGTCGAGATGCCCAAGCCCACCCCGCTGCCCTCCGAGGTCCTGGTCCGCGTGCACGCCACCGGCATCAACCCGGTCGACGCCATGGTCCGCTCCGGCGCGTTCCCGATGCTCGGCCAGCCGCCGTTCGTCCTCGGCTGGGACATCTCGGGAGTCGTGGAGGAGGTGGTGCCGGGCGTGACCCGCTTCCAGGCCGGGGACGAGGTATTCGGCATGCCGTTCTTCCCGCGCGCCGGCAACGGGTACGCCGAGTACGTAGCCGTCCCCTCCCGCCAACTGGCCCGCAAACCGGCCGCGATCGACCACGACCACGCCGCCGCCCTGCCACTGGCCGGCCTCACCGCCTGGCAGGCGCTCGCCGACGCCGCCGAGGTCGGCGCGGGCGACCGGGTCCTGATCCACGCCGGCGGCGGCGGGGTCGGGCACCTGGCGGTGCAGATCGCCAAGGCCCGCGGCGCACACGTGGTGGCCACCGCCAGCGCCGCCAAGCACGACTTCGTCCTCGGACTCGGCGCCGACGAGGTCGTCGACTACCGCGCCGTGGACATCACCGAGGCGGTCCGTGACATGGACGTCGTCCTGGACACCGTCGGCGGAGCCGTGGGACGCCAGTCGATCGAGGTCCTGCGTCCCGGCGGCCTACTGGTCACCATCGTGGACCGCATGGACGCCGAGCTGCGGGCCGCGACCATCGACGCCGGCCGCCGCTTCGCGGGCCTCACTGTCGAGCCGGACCACGTCGGGCTCGAAGCCCTCGCCGCGCTGGTGGAGGAGGGCAAGCTGCGGCCCTACGTCGAGCACTCCCTGCCGCTGGACGACGCCGCCAAGGCGCACGAGCTCATCGAATCCGGCCGCACGCAGGGCAAGATCGTCCTGACCGTGTGA